A single genomic interval of Pyruvatibacter sp. HU-CL02332 harbors:
- a CDS encoding glutamate synthase subunit beta has protein sequence MGKVTGFLEIERQDRTSAPASDRVRHFREFVIPMSEEGVKNQAARCMDCGIPYCHNGCPVNNQIPDWNDLVYSEDWEEAARNLHSTNNFPEMTGRICPAPCEAACTLNLIDEPVTIKSIECAVADRAAEEGWIQPQIPAVKTGKTVAVVGAGPAGMACAQQLARAGHDVTLFEKNNKAGGLMRYGIPDFKMEKHVIDRRIEQMSAEGVTLKTGVHIGVDISAEDLMKDFDAVVMSGGAEKPRDLPIEGRDLDGVHFAMDFLPQQNRRNGDENLGNVAPILAGGKRVVVIGGGDTGSDCIGTSFRQGAVSVTQLEIMPQPPEKEDKLMTWPNWPLKFRTSSSQAEGADRDFAVMTANFNGEDGHVTSLTCVKVDDKMQKIEGSEFEIKADLVLLAMGFVSPVHEGMIESLNPEMDPRGNVKAETEGDSSYKTSVDKLYACGDMRRGQSLVVWAIREGRQCAHTVDKDLMGSTTLPR, from the coding sequence ATGGGTAAAGTCACCGGCTTTCTTGAGATCGAACGTCAGGACCGCACATCCGCACCGGCATCAGACCGCGTACGGCACTTCCGCGAGTTCGTCATTCCCATGTCCGAAGAGGGCGTCAAAAACCAGGCAGCCCGCTGCATGGATTGCGGCATCCCCTATTGCCACAATGGCTGCCCGGTCAATAACCAGATCCCGGACTGGAATGATCTCGTCTATTCAGAGGACTGGGAGGAAGCAGCACGCAACCTCCACTCCACAAACAACTTCCCGGAGATGACCGGCCGCATCTGCCCCGCCCCGTGCGAAGCAGCCTGCACGCTGAATCTCATCGACGAGCCGGTGACCATCAAGTCAATCGAATGCGCCGTCGCGGACCGCGCAGCCGAAGAAGGCTGGATCCAGCCGCAGATACCCGCTGTCAAAACTGGCAAGACCGTTGCCGTTGTCGGCGCAGGTCCTGCGGGCATGGCATGCGCACAGCAGCTTGCCCGTGCCGGTCACGACGTCACGTTGTTTGAAAAGAACAACAAGGCCGGCGGCCTGATGCGCTATGGCATCCCCGACTTCAAGATGGAAAAGCACGTCATCGACCGCCGCATTGAGCAGATGAGCGCTGAAGGCGTGACCCTCAAGACCGGTGTCCACATCGGTGTCGACATCTCAGCCGAAGACCTGATGAAGGACTTTGATGCTGTCGTCATGTCTGGCGGCGCTGAAAAGCCACGCGACCTGCCAATCGAAGGCCGCGACCTCGACGGTGTGCACTTCGCCATGGACTTCCTGCCGCAGCAAAACCGTCGCAATGGCGACGAAAACCTCGGCAACGTCGCGCCCATCCTTGCAGGTGGCAAACGCGTGGTTGTCATCGGCGGTGGCGACACCGGCTCTGACTGCATCGGCACTTCCTTCCGTCAGGGCGCCGTCTCTGTCACCCAGCTGGAAATCATGCCGCAGCCACCTGAAAAGGAAGACAAGCTGATGACGTGGCCCAACTGGCCGCTGAAATTCCGCACCTCTTCCAGCCAGGCTGAAGGCGCTGACCGCGACTTCGCTGTCATGACCGCCAACTTCAATGGCGAAGACGGTCACGTGACATCGCTCACCTGCGTCAAGGTCGATGACAAGATGCAGAAGATCGAAGGCAGCGAGTTTGAGATCAAGGCTGACCTCGTCCTCCTCGCCATGGGCTTTGTCAGCCCCGTCCACGAAGGCATGATCGAAAGCCTCAACCCTGAAATGGACCCGCGCGGCAACGTGAAAGCCGAAACAGAAGGCGACAGCAGCTACAAGACATCCGTCGACAAGCTCTATGCCTGTGGCGACATGCGCCGTGGCCAGTCCCTCGTCGTCTGGGCCATCCGCGAAGGCCGCCAGTGCGCCCACACGGTCGACAAGGATCTCATGGGGTCAACGACGCTACCTCGCTAG
- a CDS encoding MBOAT family protein has product MLFPTLDFALFFVIVFLVAWELRRDMDARKLVLVFASYFFYGYWDWRFTLLLAGSSLLNYAAGRVIGGLNDGITRKWVLGIAIALNLAVLGFFKYYGFFLDSLADILTAWGIERDLPFLEVILPVGISFFTFQGISYLVDVYRRHVDASRSLLDIFLYISFFPQLVAGPIVRAAHFLPQLERKPHVSRRMASLAVVLILVGLFKKMVIANYLATEVVDHVFFDPTAFGGGDLLLGVYAYAVQIYCDFSAYSDIAIGVAALLGYRFPRNFDHPYRSSSLQEFWRRWHISLSTWLRDYLYIPLGGSRGSTFKTYRNLFLTMFLGGIWHGAAWTFVFWGAFHGAMLGVERALTKRWEELNKDTNGYGGGAVAFFLGVGRGIQNSFATVLGIVLTFHLVCFAWIFFRAPTFSGAWDYVIGIFDWSQPAQFATPFIVGLVGLSLAGQFLPSNWASGAGRLLQRAPWPVLGLMLGFGILAIEAMAPEGVAPFIYFQF; this is encoded by the coding sequence ATGCTGTTTCCAACACTGGATTTTGCTCTGTTCTTCGTCATCGTGTTCCTAGTTGCATGGGAACTGCGACGGGACATGGACGCGCGCAAGCTGGTTCTCGTCTTCGCTTCCTACTTCTTTTACGGCTACTGGGACTGGCGCTTTACGCTGCTGCTCGCCGGCTCATCGCTGCTGAATTATGCGGCTGGCCGCGTCATTGGCGGACTGAATGACGGCATCACGCGCAAATGGGTGCTGGGTATTGCCATTGCGCTCAATCTCGCGGTGCTGGGCTTCTTCAAATACTACGGCTTCTTCCTGGATTCGCTGGCCGACATTCTGACCGCCTGGGGCATCGAGCGGGACCTGCCATTCCTGGAAGTGATCCTGCCGGTCGGCATCTCGTTTTTCACCTTCCAGGGCATCTCGTATCTGGTGGATGTGTATCGCCGTCATGTGGACGCCTCGCGGTCGCTGCTGGATATCTTCCTCTACATCTCGTTCTTTCCACAGCTTGTGGCGGGTCCGATTGTGCGTGCGGCGCATTTCCTGCCGCAGCTTGAGCGCAAGCCCCATGTGAGCCGCCGCATGGCCTCGCTGGCGGTGGTGCTTATTCTCGTCGGCCTTTTCAAGAAGATGGTGATTGCCAACTATCTGGCGACGGAAGTGGTGGATCATGTGTTCTTTGATCCCACAGCCTTTGGCGGCGGTGATCTGTTGCTGGGCGTCTATGCCTATGCGGTGCAGATCTATTGCGATTTCTCGGCCTATTCAGATATTGCCATTGGGGTAGCAGCGCTGCTTGGCTATCGCTTCCCGCGCAACTTTGATCATCCGTATCGCTCGTCCTCCCTGCAGGAGTTCTGGCGGCGGTGGCACATCTCGTTGTCCACCTGGCTGCGGGACTATCTCTACATTCCGCTGGGTGGCAGCCGCGGCTCTACGTTCAAGACGTATCGCAATTTGTTCCTGACCATGTTCCTCGGTGGCATCTGGCACGGGGCAGCGTGGACATTCGTGTTCTGGGGCGCCTTCCACGGCGCGATGTTGGGTGTCGAGCGGGCGCTGACCAAACGCTGGGAAGAGCTGAACAAGGACACCAATGGTTATGGTGGCGGGGCAGTGGCCTTCTTCCTTGGGGTCGGTCGCGGCATCCAGAATTCTTTTGCCACTGTGCTGGGTATCGTCCTGACGTTCCACCTCGTGTGCTTTGCGTGGATTTTCTTCCGCGCGCCAACATTCTCCGGCGCGTGGGACTATGTGATTGGCATCTTTGACTGGTCGCAGCCTGCGCAATTCGCGACGCCGTTTATCGTCGGCCTTGTTGGGCTGTCATTGGCCGGTCAGTTCCTGCCATCCAACTGGGCAAGCGGTGCAGGACGTTTGTTGCAGCGCGCGCCGTGGCCGGTCTTGGGTTTGATGCTTGGATTTGGCATCCTTGCCATTGAAGCCATGGCGCCTGAAGGCGTTGCCCCATTCATCTATTTCCAGTTCTAG
- a CDS encoding GDSL-type esterase/lipase family protein: MTFLPLRRVAAAAAFASASVGLMGAGVPQTTFVPISNPAGLSAFFDAKSAGPDVRILHIGDSHIARDTFSGDLRALFAADGKSGPRGMLPAGTVYPFYMARGVEMDMSDGWDVVRARNEDASGPFGLMNARVVAEAGTSPWIALSGFETPVERLLISYQRQPQGGVLQVHVDSKIHAVPTSGDRGFAFAALPVPSGTQIVRIAAAGDGPVALFSLALEADAGGAVLSNSGWPGATADIMARWDDDLLRMELARLDPDLIIVGYGTNEGFDDKLELGDYEAALRAQLARLKRFAPGASILLTGGPDGTRLPYYADTDAREPHEWTCAPLTEAERQQYVELIAEESEALLRWHDAPQLSAVLALQKRVALDVGAAHWDWRAAMGGPCSVHRWRLAEDPQLARPDHVHLTGDGYKASAKALFEALNGAFVARQGDREGRPVPDRDKSGSGVTRD; this comes from the coding sequence GTGACTTTCCTTCCCTTGCGACGGGTGGCTGCGGCTGCTGCGTTTGCGTCAGCCTCTGTGGGGCTGATGGGTGCGGGCGTGCCGCAGACGACCTTTGTCCCGATTTCCAATCCAGCAGGCCTGTCAGCGTTTTTTGACGCGAAGTCTGCCGGTCCTGATGTGCGCATTCTGCATATCGGCGACAGCCACATTGCGCGCGACACATTTTCCGGTGATCTGCGGGCGTTGTTTGCTGCCGATGGCAAGTCCGGGCCGCGCGGCATGCTGCCTGCGGGCACTGTCTATCCGTTCTACATGGCGCGTGGCGTCGAGATGGATATGTCCGATGGATGGGACGTGGTGCGGGCCCGCAACGAGGACGCCTCAGGGCCCTTTGGCCTGATGAATGCGCGGGTGGTGGCGGAGGCAGGCACCAGCCCGTGGATTGCCCTTTCAGGTTTTGAAACACCGGTTGAGCGGTTGCTGATCAGCTATCAGCGCCAGCCGCAAGGCGGCGTGTTGCAGGTGCATGTGGACAGCAAGATCCATGCGGTGCCCACGTCAGGTGACCGTGGATTTGCGTTTGCAGCATTGCCGGTGCCCAGCGGCACTCAGATTGTTCGGATTGCGGCCGCCGGTGACGGGCCGGTGGCGTTGTTCTCCCTGGCACTTGAAGCGGATGCGGGCGGGGCGGTGCTGTCCAATTCCGGCTGGCCGGGGGCGACGGCAGACATCATGGCGCGGTGGGATGATGATCTGCTGCGCATGGAGCTTGCCCGGCTTGACCCTGATCTGATCATTGTCGGCTACGGCACCAATGAAGGTTTTGACGACAAGCTGGAGCTTGGGGACTACGAAGCCGCTTTGCGGGCGCAGCTGGCGCGGCTGAAGCGTTTCGCGCCCGGTGCGTCGATCCTGCTGACGGGTGGACCGGACGGGACGCGGCTGCCGTACTACGCGGATACGGATGCCCGCGAGCCTCATGAGTGGACGTGTGCGCCGCTCACCGAGGCGGAGCGGCAGCAATATGTGGAGCTGATTGCCGAGGAGAGCGAGGCGCTGCTGCGCTGGCACGATGCACCGCAGCTGTCAGCCGTACTCGCTTTGCAAAAACGCGTGGCGCTTGATGTGGGGGCTGCCCACTGGGACTGGCGGGCGGCCATGGGCGGCCCGTGCTCGGTCCATCGCTGGCGACTGGCCGAGGACCCCCAACTCGCACGGCCCGATCATGTTCACCTGACCGGCGACGGCTACAAGGCATCCGCCAAGGCGCTGTTTGAGGCGCTAAATGGCGCGTTTGTGGCAAGGCAGGGGGATAGGGAGGGTCGACCTGTTCCAGATCGGGACAAGTCGGGCTCAGGGGTAACCAGGGATTAA
- a CDS encoding DUF459 domain-containing protein: protein MRRAVIGTVVVAGLALGFGSAALAQAIEPVQSANLPSITSSTTSLVETLPPPIQDPVPAEAADMAPIPDVVPEKRTGPLNVHVFGDSLGDGIWAGLYRKLPKADGYKVTKHSRVSTGLVRKDFYNWSKAVRQIVAKHRVDVAVVMIGTNDRQTIVEGGRHALRSPGWEAIYKARIDDMTQVLKDEGAEVFWVELPAMRSPRFGRDMKYFNTLFEDRAAANGITYVPTWQRTLGSNGKYSAYGLDDKGRKRLMRTNDGIHFTMRGYVKMAGFVTTAMEEAARMEEVGPIVELPVEPVAVAPLIDPITGATITAPLAPAPPAPLAPDQPVAPSVDQPAAPDAPGDQSAVSGTPQRSERAGVSEVASTIAGALSDLRGFVLPEPKPGRADDLRQPAE, encoded by the coding sequence TTGCGTAGAGCTGTGATTGGGACGGTTGTCGTTGCGGGCCTGGCTTTGGGCTTTGGCAGCGCTGCGCTGGCACAGGCGATTGAGCCCGTGCAATCCGCCAATCTGCCCTCCATCACGTCTTCGACCACCTCTTTGGTCGAGACACTGCCGCCACCGATCCAGGACCCTGTACCGGCCGAGGCGGCTGACATGGCGCCTATTCCTGATGTCGTGCCTGAAAAGCGGACAGGTCCGCTCAATGTGCATGTTTTTGGGGATTCACTGGGGGACGGCATCTGGGCCGGGCTTTATCGCAAATTGCCCAAGGCTGACGGCTACAAGGTCACCAAACATTCCCGCGTTTCAACAGGGCTGGTGCGCAAGGATTTTTACAACTGGTCGAAGGCCGTGCGGCAGATCGTTGCCAAGCATCGTGTCGATGTGGCGGTTGTGATGATCGGCACCAATGACCGGCAGACGATTGTTGAGGGCGGTCGCCATGCGCTGCGCTCGCCCGGCTGGGAAGCGATTTACAAGGCGCGCATTGATGACATGACGCAGGTCCTCAAGGATGAGGGGGCGGAGGTCTTCTGGGTGGAACTGCCCGCCATGCGCAGCCCGCGGTTTGGCCGCGACATGAAGTATTTCAACACGCTGTTCGAAGACCGTGCGGCAGCCAATGGCATTACCTATGTGCCCACATGGCAGCGCACCCTTGGCAGCAATGGCAAATACTCCGCATACGGCCTTGATGACAAAGGCCGCAAGCGGTTGATGCGGACCAATGACGGCATTCATTTCACCATGCGCGGCTACGTCAAGATGGCGGGTTTTGTAACCACAGCCATGGAAGAAGCTGCCCGGATGGAAGAAGTCGGGCCGATTGTGGAATTGCCGGTCGAGCCGGTGGCCGTGGCCCCACTCATTGACCCCATCACCGGTGCGACGATCACGGCTCCCTTGGCTCCGGCCCCCCCGGCTCCCCTGGCACCGGATCAGCCTGTTGCGCCAAGTGTCGATCAACCCGCTGCGCCTGACGCGCCGGGGGATCAAAGTGCTGTCTCCGGTACGCCGCAACGCTCCGAACGGGCGGGTGTGTCAGAAGTGGCGTCTACCATTGCCGGGGCGCTGTCTGATCTGCGCGGGTTTGTGCTGCCTGAGCCAAAGCCCGGCCGGGCGGATGATCTGCGCCAACCGGCTGAGTAA
- a CDS encoding HlyD family efflux transporter periplasmic adaptor subunit: MPIRNIVSIVIGVIVLGAIALAFMPQAVPADLVEVQRGSLAVTVHEEGRTRVKDIYTVSAPVGGRLLRIRSDVGDPVTERVTVVATIQPTDPSFLDARSLGQAEALAKAAEAARTLAEADVARAQAELDFAQSEYRRAKSLAAKGTVSQARLDKARLDMRTRAAALDEAKAAFKMRDFELENARALLIQPGEADGDVDTGALGCCVPVRAPITGRVLRIMQESEAIVLPGAPLIEVGDAADLEIVVDLLSEDAVRVSEGDRVLVEDWGGTQDLNGTVRRIEPFGFTKVSALGIEEQRVNVIIDFEDTPEAWSALGHGYRLDTRIFVWEAEDVLKLPVSALFRDGDAWVVFREAEGEAALTPVEIGRRNALEAEVVAGLEAGDRVVVHPSDRVVDGVSLEPRGLR; this comes from the coding sequence ATGCCCATTCGCAACATAGTCAGCATTGTCATTGGAGTGATTGTTTTGGGAGCGATTGCTCTTGCGTTCATGCCACAGGCAGTTCCAGCAGACCTGGTTGAGGTGCAGCGCGGTTCATTGGCAGTGACAGTGCATGAAGAAGGTCGGACGCGGGTCAAGGACATTTACACTGTGTCCGCGCCAGTCGGTGGGCGTCTGCTGCGTATCCGGTCTGACGTTGGCGATCCGGTGACTGAGCGCGTAACGGTCGTTGCCACCATTCAGCCGACCGACCCTTCTTTCCTGGATGCGCGCTCGCTGGGGCAGGCAGAAGCGCTGGCCAAAGCTGCGGAGGCGGCGCGCACTCTGGCTGAAGCAGACGTGGCGCGGGCTCAGGCCGAACTTGATTTCGCACAGTCTGAGTATCGTCGTGCCAAGAGCCTTGCCGCCAAGGGCACAGTTTCACAGGCCAGGCTGGACAAGGCACGCTTGGATATGCGTACGCGCGCGGCAGCGCTGGATGAAGCCAAGGCTGCCTTCAAGATGCGTGACTTTGAACTTGAAAATGCGCGAGCGCTCCTGATCCAGCCGGGAGAGGCAGACGGAGACGTTGATACTGGTGCCCTTGGGTGTTGCGTGCCGGTTCGTGCGCCGATTACCGGACGGGTGCTACGCATCATGCAGGAAAGCGAAGCGATTGTTCTTCCGGGCGCGCCACTGATTGAGGTTGGCGATGCTGCTGATCTGGAAATCGTGGTGGACCTGCTCTCAGAAGATGCGGTGCGCGTAAGCGAAGGCGATCGGGTGTTGGTCGAGGATTGGGGTGGCACGCAGGACCTGAATGGCACCGTTCGACGGATTGAGCCATTTGGGTTCACCAAGGTGTCAGCGCTTGGCATCGAGGAGCAGCGGGTCAATGTCATCATTGATTTTGAAGACACGCCGGAAGCATGGTCCGCGCTTGGCCATGGGTACCGTTTGGATACGCGCATTTTTGTCTGGGAAGCTGAAGATGTGCTGAAGCTGCCGGTCAGCGCCTTGTTTCGCGATGGGGACGCCTGGGTGGTGTTTCGGGAAGCTGAGGGTGAGGCAGCACTGACACCTGTTGAGATCGGTCGCCGGAATGCTCTGGAGGCGGAGGTTGTGGCGGGCCTTGAGGCGGGGGACCGTGTGGTTGTTCATCCAAGCGACAGGGTTGTGGACGGCGTTTCGCTGGAACCCCGCGGTTTACGTTAA
- a CDS encoding FtsX-like permease family protein gives MFHTLLHPLDKKVLRELWRVRGQALAIAAVIGAGVAVLVMMYGMLASLESTRAAYYERYRFADIWVPVKRAPESLKTDISRINGVASVETRVFVDVTLDVPGMVEPATGRMISLPESGRPAINDVVLRAGRWPEPNHSREVLADQTFMDAHGFKPGSEVAAIINGRKRTLTVVGVVLSPEFVYAIAPGELMPDEKRFGILWMNREALAAAYDLDGAFNEALIRVLRHANVSDVIDEVDALTDRYGGGGAYERKDQISDAFLRSEMDQLRNFGAVLPPIFLLVAAFLLNVVISRMIETEREQIGLLKAFGYSNWDVGLHYLKFVGVLTTLGIVAGIAAGVWMGRGLAGIYAGQLFKFPFLYYKADPTVFALGAAISILAAVVGTLVAVRRAALLPPAVAMRPAPPTRYGTSLIERMLPRRMTDQPTRMILRHIGRWPLRSGLTVAGISAAVGLLIGSSFALDSMEFMMDVNFFQTERQNMTVIFEQPRHFDAIHAVEGLPGVLSVEPFRAVGVRMIHGPREKRVSITGLVQDPQISRVLDANQRPVQLPEAGVLLSDYLAKILDVDEGDTITIEVLEGRRPTLFVPVTRIVETYIGLSAYMQLPALNTVMQEGRSVSGAYILNDTAYQDELYRELKDTPAVAGVTLQRKALQTFRETVDENFSTTVIFNVVFAALIAIGVVYNAARISLAERARELASLRVLGFSRGEVAYILLGELALLTMLALLPGCLFGFGLAHLVGELGLETELYRIPIIIAPSTYGTAILVVLAASFVSSLIVGRRVARLDLISVLKTRD, from the coding sequence ATGTTTCACACATTGCTGCATCCCCTGGACAAGAAAGTGCTTCGCGAGTTGTGGCGGGTGCGTGGCCAGGCGCTGGCCATTGCAGCGGTTATTGGCGCCGGTGTGGCTGTGCTGGTGATGATGTACGGGATGCTGGCATCGCTTGAGTCAACGCGGGCGGCTTACTATGAGCGCTACCGGTTTGCCGACATCTGGGTGCCGGTGAAGCGTGCGCCTGAAAGTCTTAAAACGGACATCTCCCGTATCAACGGGGTTGCATCGGTTGAGACCAGAGTATTCGTGGATGTGACGCTGGATGTGCCGGGCATGGTGGAACCGGCCACTGGGCGAATGATATCGCTTCCTGAATCGGGACGGCCAGCCATCAATGATGTGGTGCTGCGCGCCGGTCGGTGGCCTGAACCAAACCACTCACGCGAAGTGCTGGCCGATCAGACCTTCATGGATGCTCATGGATTCAAACCCGGCAGTGAAGTCGCCGCCATCATCAATGGCCGAAAGCGCACGCTGACGGTTGTAGGTGTCGTTCTGAGTCCTGAGTTTGTCTATGCGATTGCGCCGGGCGAATTGATGCCGGACGAAAAACGTTTTGGCATTCTGTGGATGAACCGGGAGGCTCTTGCCGCAGCTTACGACCTGGACGGTGCATTCAACGAAGCGCTGATCCGTGTGCTGCGGCACGCAAATGTTTCGGACGTGATTGATGAGGTGGATGCTCTGACGGACCGATATGGTGGCGGTGGAGCGTATGAGCGAAAGGACCAGATCTCCGACGCGTTCCTGAGGAGTGAAATGGATCAACTGCGCAATTTCGGCGCGGTGTTGCCGCCGATTTTTTTGCTGGTGGCGGCCTTTCTGCTCAATGTGGTGATCAGTCGGATGATTGAGACTGAGCGGGAACAGATCGGACTGCTCAAGGCATTCGGCTACTCAAACTGGGACGTCGGGCTTCACTACCTCAAATTCGTTGGCGTTCTTACGACGCTTGGCATTGTGGCGGGCATTGCTGCCGGGGTCTGGATGGGTCGCGGGCTAGCTGGCATCTATGCCGGGCAATTGTTCAAGTTTCCATTCCTCTACTACAAGGCCGATCCGACCGTCTTTGCATTGGGTGCGGCCATCAGCATTCTAGCGGCGGTGGTTGGAACACTTGTCGCCGTGCGCCGGGCAGCTCTTTTGCCGCCAGCTGTCGCCATGCGGCCTGCTCCGCCGACGCGCTATGGGACCTCTCTCATCGAACGGATGCTGCCGCGGCGGATGACGGATCAACCGACCCGTATGATCCTGCGTCATATCGGTCGTTGGCCGCTGCGGTCGGGTCTCACCGTTGCCGGGATTTCTGCTGCTGTTGGCTTATTGATCGGGTCAAGTTTTGCGCTCGACTCGATGGAGTTCATGATGGACGTGAACTTCTTTCAGACCGAGCGGCAGAACATGACGGTGATCTTTGAGCAGCCGCGCCACTTCGATGCCATTCACGCAGTCGAAGGCTTGCCGGGTGTCCTCTCGGTGGAGCCGTTCCGGGCGGTTGGTGTGCGGATGATCCATGGACCGCGCGAGAAGCGGGTGTCTATTACGGGTCTGGTGCAGGACCCACAGATTTCCCGTGTTCTGGATGCCAACCAACGTCCCGTGCAGCTGCCGGAAGCTGGTGTGTTGCTGAGTGACTATCTCGCCAAGATACTGGATGTAGATGAAGGCGACACCATCACGATAGAAGTGTTGGAGGGACGCCGTCCGACCCTGTTTGTCCCGGTAACACGGATCGTGGAAACCTATATCGGGCTCAGTGCCTATATGCAGCTGCCAGCCCTCAACACGGTGATGCAGGAGGGCCGGTCGGTGTCCGGTGCGTACATCCTCAACGATACGGCATATCAGGATGAGCTGTACCGAGAGCTAAAGGACACGCCAGCCGTTGCCGGCGTCACCTTGCAGCGTAAGGCCTTGCAAACCTTTCGCGAGACCGTGGATGAGAATTTTTCCACGACGGTTATTTTCAATGTCGTTTTTGCAGCTCTTATCGCCATCGGCGTTGTCTACAATGCTGCGCGTATTTCCCTGGCGGAGCGGGCACGTGAACTTGCAAGCCTTCGGGTGTTGGGGTTCAGCCGTGGCGAGGTGGCTTACATCCTGCTTGGCGAGCTGGCGCTGCTGACCATGCTGGCCCTGCTGCCGGGCTGCCTATTCGGGTTTGGGCTGGCCCATCTGGTCGGCGAGCTTGGGCTTGAGACCGAGCTCTACCGGATCCCCATTATCATTGCGCCTTCAACCTATGGCACCGCCATTTTGGTGGTGCTGGCAGCCTCTTTTGTTTCCAGCCTAATTGTAGGCCGCCGGGTGGCGCGGCTTGATCTTATTTCAGTTCTAAAAACGAGGGATTAG
- a CDS encoding ABC transporter ATP-binding protein, whose product MGTPAISGDPKPQITFQTKGITKVYDTGDVQVHALRGVDLELYEGEFAVLLGPSGSGKSTLLNILGGLDQPTDGQVWFRDQELTAASERELTRYRRDNVGFVFQFYNLVPSLTARENVELVTEIARDPMDAREALDIVGLKERVDHFPAQLSGGEQQRVAIARAIAKRPDVLLCDEPTGALDSQTGVIVLEAIERVNAELGTTTAVITHNASIADMAHRVVSFADGTIARVEVNDARKPARDITW is encoded by the coding sequence ATGGGAACACCGGCAATAAGCGGCGACCCGAAACCGCAGATTACCTTTCAGACCAAGGGCATAACCAAGGTCTATGACACTGGCGACGTGCAGGTCCATGCGCTGCGTGGTGTCGATCTTGAGCTCTATGAAGGCGAATTCGCCGTCCTGCTGGGCCCTTCGGGGAGCGGCAAATCGACACTGCTCAATATTCTGGGCGGGTTGGATCAGCCAACGGACGGGCAGGTGTGGTTTCGCGATCAGGAACTCACAGCCGCGTCGGAACGCGAGTTGACGCGGTACCGTCGCGACAATGTGGGTTTTGTTTTTCAGTTCTACAATCTGGTACCCAGCCTGACTGCGCGTGAAAACGTTGAGCTGGTCACGGAGATTGCGCGCGATCCGATGGATGCACGCGAAGCGCTGGACATTGTCGGCCTCAAAGAGAGGGTCGATCATTTTCCGGCACAATTGTCAGGCGGCGAGCAACAACGCGTTGCCATTGCCCGCGCCATCGCAAAACGGCCGGATGTTTTGTTGTGTGATGAACCCACCGGCGCACTCGACTCCCAGACGGGTGTCATCGTGCTGGAGGCCATTGAGCGGGTAAATGCAGAGCTTGGCACCACAACCGCTGTGATTACCCACAACGCCTCGATTGCAGACATGGCGCATCGGGTAGTGAGCTTTGCTGATGGCACTATTGCCCGTGTTGAGGTCAATGATGCGCGTAAGCCAGCGCGCGACATCACCTGGTAG